From the genome of Scyliorhinus torazame isolate Kashiwa2021f chromosome 23, sScyTor2.1, whole genome shotgun sequence:
gggtagggtgctctttccaagagccggggcagattcgctgggtcgaatggcctcgttctgcactgtaaattctatgataatctatgaaattctatgataaactgcatctgccatttctgttcccaattctccaatctatctatatcctattgcatcctctgacaatcctcggcactatcagcaactccaccaaccttcgtgtcatccgcatacttactaatcagaccacccatattttccttcagatcatttatatatactacaaacaatcgGTCCCAgttctgatccctgcggaacaccactagttacagatctccagtctgaaaaacacccttccaccgctaccctctgtcttctataaccaatccAGTTCTGTACCAGCTAGCcatcccacccccaatcccatgtgattttagtttttgtaccagtctgccataagggaccttgttaAATACCTTATTAAAGTCCATATAAGCTACACTCACAGCCCTCATTTAATttattttgtcacctcttcaaaaaactcaatcaagttgatgAGACCTGACCTTCCCGTACAAACCTGCCGGTCACTAACTAGTCCAAATGTGGATATATCCTGTCCTtcaatatcttttccaaaagcGCCTCACCTCGGATGTCAGCCTCACCGGCAATAATttgttggattatccctgctttctTTCTTAAACAAGTGAtcatcattggctattctccactcctctggaacctcgcctgtggtcaaagaggatgtgaagatatctgttaagtccccagctatttcttcccttgtcCTTTTTTATAATCTGtcatgggaggtgggcatcgcaggctgtgccagcatttattgcccatccctaattgcccttgacggggcagttaagagtcaactacattgctgttggtctggagccacatgtaggccagatcggataaggacggcagatttccttccctaaccagctggtttttctgacaatcggcaatggtttcatgatcacctttagacttttaattccagacattttaTTTAGTTTAAATTGCGGCTATTTCCAGTTATTGTCAGGCTTGAATATTCTTCTTGAGGAGATAATAACATGTCGTTCTGAATGTCCTGGTAGTGCAGTAACAACTTGGATGCATTTTGAACGGTTATTTCGGACATACTCAAGTTGTTACAATGTGTTGTAATGTGACGGGCAATGTCTAATGAAGGGTTCAAGCAAACTGAGAATTCATCCATTTTTGCAGCAAAGAAATAGAGGGCCAATAGCGAATTTGGTGTACAATTATAAAGAGAACTGAGGAAAAGAAATACCGAAGTGCATACGTGGATAATTCATTAAATGGGGGAGTACAGGTTAGTAAAGAATACCGCACATTAAGCTTTATTAATAAGAACGTGGAACAAAAGAGCAAGACAATAATGTTTAACTTCTCCAGGACACAGGTTCGCCCTCGCAGGTGTACAGTGGGGGTCGCAgctgagaatcacagaatcatagaacttacagtgcagaaggaggacatttgatcTATCGAGTCTCCATCTGCCGTTGGAAAGACCACCCGACTtaatcctacttaaacccacaactctacactatcccataacccagtaacgccatctaatctatttggacactaacggcattttagcatggtcaatccacatctttggaatgtggatggaaaccggagcacccggaagaaacatacgcagacacggggagcacatgcagactccgcacagacagtgaacgaagccgggaatcgaacctgggaccctggtgccatgaagccccagtgctaaccgctgtgctaccgtaccgcccctccactgtgctacatgtcgTCTCATGAGGCATGATATGAAGGCGGGTGCCGAACATATTGCTCGCCACGGTTCCAGAAATCAGACAGTTCAGTTCAGATGTACGGCTGGAGAAGCTGGAGTGTTTTCCTTTCAGAGAAAGCACGGAGATTTGAACAAAAAAAAGTATTGAAAGCCATGAGAAGGCTGTATAGAAAAGGTAAGGGGAAAATGTTCCTCTTTGTGGAAGGTCGATAGAGATAACATAACCTGGCAGCAAATTTGAAAAGAAGGAAGCGTTACATCCGCGAAACCTGTATTTCACACAGTGAAATAACCGTTCCCAATGCAAGTAAGTGAGTGATGAAGCACGGAAGAGCATCGCTTGAGAATGGTCCAAATGAAGATTGATATCAACCATTTTAAAGGGCGTTTGACAGGCATTTATTGAGAGAGAATGAGCAGAAGGCGGGACATTATCAGCAAGTGAATGACTCATTCAGAGAGCTACCGCAGATACGATGGCTAGACCTGCCTCAAGTTGCGTACGAGCACTGCACGTCCATTACTTCTCTTTCCAGGGACACTGTACTCTCACCATCTGAATGTTTCCCATGCATTGCCGCTATAATTGGCAAGACAGAACTAGAGTTCCACAACTATAATTGTATGTCGTTTTCTCAGCGCCCAAGTCCTTCCTCAAACCACCAACAAGTGGCATGACATCATGCCGCTGGGATGTTGTGAATCTACGGATTTTGAACACCAGAGCACATTATGGTTGGTCAATAAATTTTAACTGTCCTCAGCGAACAGCTGAATCGCTTGTGAATATGTGCGGGGAAAAGGCGTCGATGCTGTTGACAGAATGTTCTACTGTTCCCCAGAGCTTGAAGAGTCATTTTTAGTATTAAGGCATTCTTGGATTGTCGGAGATCTCGGTTTAGATAAAAGAACAATCATTGCAAAACGCCATGGTTGCCTCGATAACATTGAAATGTGTTGGATAAGGTATCAGTCCGAGCTGGGCCTAATGCTGAGACAACAGAGAGGGTTGGCTTGTCTCATTGACTGCGGCCACTAAATATCAACACGTGGGTTTTTCTGGTTGCTTAACGCGTTGTCTTTGATAAAGTGAAGCTGCCTGAACAGAATAATATAGGATCATGTAAATATAAGAATTAAGAGCAGTGTTGCACATTGAGTCCCGAGAACCAACTCCGCTAATCAGAAATGTAATGGCTGATTGAGTTTAACTCCCACCTACCTTGGAGTTTCACCCCTTTGTTGATTTTGAAGCTATGTACCTCTTACTTTAAAATCTCCAAAGACCCAgtgtctgctgagggagagagttccaatgaatcactaccctctgagagaaaaatgaaACTTCCCCATCACTGTCTAAAATGTTATGGAGTTCTATATTCTGCTACAAGCAATAATATGCTCTCCACATCTATCCCATCAAGACGCCTTGGAATATTTACGTTTCCGATCAAATAACCTCTCAGTTTCTTAACTCTGTCCACACTTACCTAAACAGAACATGCTAATCTTTCGTACTACTCTCGTAAACTTTCGCTAAACTCACATTCAACCAGATCTATCTCAACATCTACGCTCCGAAATTTCTTTCTATTTGTAGGATATGCTTTATTGCAATTCTTCCAGTAAAATTGTCCATAAATAGGACACTTGCTAGATTTTTCTCCACTCACTTAACCGTCCTCACTCCCGTTCTACTCTCTTCACAACTAACTTTCCGAGCGAACATTGTAACGTAACCACATTTCGGAACTAGACCTTCAGTCCCATTGATCCCTATCATCTGATTGGATGGAATGGTTGTCATTCACCAGACAAAGTTCACGGATCGGCTGAAGCGCTGTCAGCCAACGGGTAGGACGAGCTTGTTGGTGACTGCAGCTTGCAGTCATATCGCAAGATTAATGACTGACTGAGATGTTTGTAGGTTGAAATTTGAAGCTCCTTGCATGGAAATGGCATTGGTCAGTCAAGAGGCAAAGCTCTACGACTGGCGAATGTAACTGACCATTTCCGCGTGAATCCGGGGAGTAGATAAAGCGGCTCTCTGACCAAATGTTAATTTCTCCAATTGGATTCACTGCTGTCGGTCACCGCACTTTAACTGTTATTGGTTGATACTGCTGATTCAGTTAACTGTTTGATACAGCTGTCAGTTTATTCACCAACTGAACAGTTGATATTACCGTGGATTTCAGTGCCTGCTTGAGCTGCTCTCTGAACTTAGACTGAGTCAACacataaataaatgtatttgtgcagcaatttaaattccgCAGCATCCATCCGACATAATGAACAACAACTTCGAACTCCGTGGAATTAACTATTCCTCTAATCTTAGAATAAAGAAAATTTCCAACATTTACCAACCACAAAAGTATGAAGCTGCCTGATATTGCGAGGAGTAAAATAATAGACTTCCTTCTACTCTCCATTTCCGGGTCACTGCTATTCTGTTCGTTACTCTTGCCCCTCAGACCTTGACGGATTCGGCTTGTCACTAAAATATATCGGACCGTCAGAGCGTTGAGCAGCAGAACTAAAGCGAATGGGAGCAAcggtgttagaaccttttcaaaccAGCTAAATCCCAGCCATGTGGGATCAGTTAAAGTGTTTACCTTTGTATTACAGAGCCACGGGACATTGTTTATTATTACATAAGGTTCAAATGtgaagtaccaggggatgttttttaaATAGAGAAGGATGCCCGTTGTCGTTAGAACCACAACCGCAGTTTTGCCTGTGCAATAGTTTGTTCTCAGTTTCTGGCAGCAGATAGCCACAAAtctatcaaaggagaaagtgacagtgaaccagacagagcaGTCTCTGGCTGCACATACCAGGACACTCTGAGCACTGCACACAACGGTGAGATGCAAAAAACACaatgggaaataataataattgatCTGATTCAGTATGACGTCAGCGATAATGAGCagaagatccgccgttgccatggccaccagatagCGTGTTGTGCAGGACGAGAGACCACACTTTCCCCGGCACAGGACGATAATTCCCAATAAATTAACTGTAAGAGAAAGAAGGGATATATTTAGAAGAATTAAAATCACATATTCTCATTGACTGAAACGGGCTGCAAGGAGAGGATTTCAGGATCAaaatggggaggtggaggggagtgtgtgtcgTCAAGGGTCTAAGTGGAAGTGTTAAAGTTTCAAATTACACGATGGGAACTGTCAAACTCAACCCCATATTGAATGATGATTTAGAGAGAAGACTGAGAAATGGAGGTATATTGTTCTGCAGGCAGTCGGAGGGAAATACTTTGTATCTCCTAGAAAACACGTGTTGGTGAAGAAGACGAAAATAATTATATTATTGTATCGAACCATCATGGctgtatgaaagggaaatcatgtttgaaaaaCCTGTTGGAACTTTTTGCGGATGTTATTTTACATACACACTTAGTCACACAGAAAATAGAAACAGGGattagtccattcggcccttcgagtctgctccgcaattcattataattgtggctgatcaagttcaatactctgatcccgccttccccctatcACTTGATCCTTTAGCATCCATTGCTATATATAATCACTTCTTGATATCAGACAGCGTTTTCGCCTAAACTACGTTCTGTGGTTCTaaattccacagagtcaccacccaatgtatgaagaaatgtatcctcacctcagtcctaaaaaccCCTATCTTTAAACCATGATCCCTCGTTCTGACCTCCCCCACTATCTGGAACACTGTTTCTGAGTCTACTCTGTCTAACCCAGTTCACATTTTACACCTTTCTATGAGataacctctcactcttctaaactccaattaacatACTCCTAACGGACGCAATCGTTCTCCCGCCATCCCTTACCTCATTCTGGTAAATCCTCGCGacactccctccaaagcaagaatatccttcctcagataaggatagcAAAACTACAGACAGTTTTCCGGGTGTGGCCTCCTTGGGTCCCTGAATAACTGCAGTAAAACACCTACATTTCTCTACTCAAATAGCCCAGGTAAAAGCAGAAATTGAGGAAGTGGCGCTTTTGGATTTTAAAAAACCTTTTAAATAATGTCTCACACCTGCTGCTGGGAAATAGCGTCAGAACACACGAATTGGGCATAACATGCTGCAATTTATTGAGAAGTGGTTAACAGGCATATCCAGAGTCATGAACGGAGTCACAGCCATTTCTTCCTTTAGCATATTATTGATCAGTGCTTCAGCCACAGCTTCTCACAAGCTACATAGATGAGTTGGATGTAGGAATTGAATGTGGGAAAGTCAGTTTTGGTAACGGCACAGTATTGGTAGGTGAGGAGGTTTCAATGAGGCTTGACGCTAATTGGACCAGGCGGAAAAATCTTCTATGAACAGGTCTTTCATAAGTTGAATTGTGGATTGGTGAGGACGCAACTGAAGATATTTGTACAGTTAGGCTTCCTTACCTCAAGACGACTCTATTTAACACTGATGGGAATGCACCGTGGATTCACTGGCGAGGATGGCCGCTTTGTATTACAGCAGGTTTTGAGGAAACTGAGAGTGTATGAGATGCGTCTAAGAATGAGTGTATTATCTCATCGAGCCTTCAAAATTCCTACACGGCTTCACGAAGTAGATGTTAATGAGGTGCCTCATCGGACAGTTAAGATAAGGCAAAATGTGAAAAGCATCAGAATAAAGTTTTAGGAGATTTCTAACATGGATCAGGAGAACTTCGTCTCACAAAGGTGTTGGATTGTTAGAGCTCTCTACTGATAAGCTTGCGCAAGATCAATGCCTGAGCATGTTCCATTCAGAAACCGATAGATTTATGTTTATTCATGAGAGAAATATTCATGCAGAGAACTGGTCATGCTGGTCAAAATTGTGTAAGAGTTAAATGATCAAGAACGAAAGGTGGACCAATTTCGACTACGCCTGTTCGTAATTCCGATGATCCTAAATAACTCCACCCGGACCCGAACCAAAGCCCTACCAGGTACAGATTACCACCCTGCCACCCGCCACATCTAGCATCAGGCACCCCAGAGGAAATAACACACATTGCCAGGGTCAACGTTTCGGTCATGTGATCACAGACTTTCAAAATTCAAACTGGAACTCCGGCTTGGAAGACAGATCTTGCAGACTGATTACCTCCAGGAGTACCTCCCTATTCCGTATTGGGTCATATTCGCGATCAAGCATCGCGTGGTTGGGTTCCCACAGCAtcgccccatccccacccccaggaTTAGaacacagcctcagaaatacatcaccACTCCGAATCAATGCTCGATCGAGGTCTGACCGCCATTATGACATGATTGGCCTGAGGATTGTTCCCCCTTCCCACACATCCAAGGTCAGAATCCCCTGGGCGTTAGTTGCACATCAAAATACCGCACCTCCACCCACAGATTCCGGCTCCCTTCAGCAT
Proteins encoded in this window:
- the LOC140399664 gene encoding probable G-protein coupled receptor 139; its protein translation is MDANREGARKLKLFGSVNLLGIIVLCRGKCGLSSCTTRYLVAMATADLLLIIADVILNQINYYYFPLCFLHLTVVCSAQSVLVCAARDCSVWFTVTFSFDRFVAICCQKLRTNYCTGKTAVVVLTTTGILLYLKNIPWYFTFEPYVIINNVPWLCNTKVNTLTDPTWLGFSWFEKVLTPLLPFALVLLLNALTVRYILVTSRIRQGLRGKSNEQNSSDPEMESRRKSIILLLAISGSFILLWLVNVGNFLYSKIRGIVNSTEFEVVVHYVGWMLRNLNCCTNTFIYVLTQSKFREQLKQALKSTVISTVQLVNKLTAVSNS